The Dasypus novemcinctus isolate mDasNov1 chromosome 12, mDasNov1.1.hap2, whole genome shotgun sequence genome includes a window with the following:
- the LOC101420560 gene encoding olfactory receptor 6C75 — MRNNVSVTEFILLGLTNDPNWQVVLFTFLLLTYMLSVAGNLIIITLTFSDPNLQTPMYFFLRNFSFLEISFTSACIPRFLVTLVTGDRTISYNGCVTQLFFFIFLGVTEFYLLSAMSYDRYVAICKPLHYTTIMSSRVCALLVLSSWLAGFLIIFPPVVLLLQLDFCASNIIDHFICDSSPVLQLSCTNTRFLELMAFFLAVVTLMVTLTLIILSYACIIQTILRIPSTSQRKKAFSTCSSHMIVVSLSYGSCIFMYIKPSARERVSLSKGVAVLNTSVAPLLNPFIYTLRNQQVKQAFKNMLRRLLNLLIAPSSFLQSPLAI; from the exons atgaGAAATAATGTATCAGTAACTGAGTTTATTCTTCTGGGATTAACAAATGACCCAAATTGGCAGGTTGTActttttacatttcttcttcttaCCTACATGCTAAGCGTGGCTGGGAACCTCATCATCATCACCCTCACCTTCTCAGATCCTAACCTCCAGactcccatgtatttcttccttcgGAACTTCTCATTCCTAGAAATATCATTCACTTCTGCCTGCATTCCCAGATTCCTTGTCACCCTTGTGACAGGGGACAGAACCATTTCTTACAACGGCTGTGTGACTcagctattttttttcattttcctgggGGTGACAGAGTTTTACCTTCTGTCCGccatgtcctatgaccgctaCGTGGCTATCTGTAAGCCCCTTCATTACACGACCATCATGAGCAGCAGGGTCTGCGCTCTGCTTGTCCTTAGCTCCTGGCTGGCAGGATTCCTGATCATCTTCCCACCAGTAGTCCTGTTGCTGCAGTTGGATTTCTGTGCCTCCAATATAATTGATCATTTTATCTGTGACTCTTCTCCAGTTCTGCAGCTTTCTTGCACAAACACGAGATTTCTAGAACTCATGGCATTTTTTTTAGCTGTGGTGACACTCATGGTCACCCTGACGCTAATTATTCTCTCTTATGCCTGTATCATCCAGACCATTCTGCGGATTCCTTCCaccagtcaaaggaaaaaagcCTTTTCCACTTGTTCCTCGCACATGATAGTTGTCTCCCTCTCTTACGGCAGCTGCATCTTCATGTACATTAAACCTTCTGCAAGGGAAAGAGTCTCTTTAAGTAAAGGAGTAGCTGTGCTCAATACCTCAGTGGCCCCCCTTTTGAATCCTTTCATATATACACTAAGGAATCAGCAAGTAAAGCAAGCCTTCAAGAACATG CTTAGAAGGCTATTGAATCTACTAATAGCACCATCTTCCTTTCTCCAGTCTCCACTTGCCATATGA